In the genome of Bremerella sp. JC817, one region contains:
- a CDS encoding PIN domain-containing protein, with translation MALIVLRIVFILVAAGVGITVIQVDAFRSALQDQPFWAFIGVLILAFGVIGIDIGVKNKRYDTISGVYFGLLVGLSLTYILGLITQVWFPTENPGAVTAHRALQLVVGMVLCYSCISLVLQTKDDFRFIIPYVEFAKEVKGPKPYVLDTSIVIDGRIADVVETGFFDNVLIMPRFVLAELQGIADSSDKLKRSRGRRGLDILNRLRNNDQVDLKIHDRETPDMEGQPVDMKLVLLAKLLEGKIVTGDYNLNKVAKLHNVEVINLNEIANALKPVFLPGEHLSVRIVKKGEEDSQGVGYLDDGTMIVVEGGRDHINSQVRILVTSVLQTSAGRMIFGRYESLEGGGSGGHKTHANTSA, from the coding sequence GTGGCGCTGATCGTTCTTAGAATCGTTTTCATCCTGGTGGCGGCCGGGGTGGGCATCACCGTCATCCAGGTAGATGCCTTTCGTAGCGCGCTGCAAGATCAGCCCTTCTGGGCTTTTATCGGGGTGTTGATCCTGGCGTTTGGTGTCATCGGCATCGATATCGGCGTCAAGAACAAGCGATACGACACCATCTCAGGCGTCTACTTTGGTCTGCTGGTCGGACTTTCCTTAACGTATATCCTCGGGCTCATTACGCAGGTCTGGTTCCCTACGGAAAACCCTGGCGCCGTGACGGCTCACCGGGCACTTCAGTTGGTGGTGGGGATGGTGCTGTGCTATTCCTGTATCAGCCTCGTGCTGCAAACCAAAGATGACTTCCGCTTCATCATCCCTTACGTCGAATTCGCCAAGGAAGTGAAGGGGCCGAAGCCTTACGTGCTGGATACCAGCATCGTGATCGACGGCCGGATCGCCGACGTGGTCGAGACCGGGTTCTTCGACAACGTGCTGATCATGCCTCGGTTCGTTTTGGCGGAGTTGCAGGGCATTGCCGACAGCAGCGACAAGCTGAAGCGCAGCCGTGGACGTCGCGGGCTCGACATCTTGAATCGCTTGCGAAACAACGATCAGGTCGACCTGAAGATCCACGACCGCGAAACGCCCGACATGGAAGGGCAGCCGGTCGATATGAAGCTGGTCCTTCTGGCGAAACTGCTGGAAGGGAAGATCGTCACCGGCGACTACAACTTGAACAAAGTGGCCAAGCTGCATAACGTCGAGGTGATCAACCTCAACGAAATCGCCAACGCCCTGAAACCCGTCTTTTTGCCAGGCGAACATCTTTCGGTTCGGATTGTCAAAAAGGGGGAAGAAGACAGCCAAGGGGTTGGTTACCTGGACGACGGCACGATGATTGTCGTCGAAGGTGGTCGCGATCACATCAATTCGCAGGTCCGCATTCTGGTTACCAGTGTGCTGCAGACCAGCGCTGGCCGCATGATCTTCGGTCGCTACGAATCGCTCGAAGGGGGCGGATCTGGCGGTCACAAGACTCATGCGAATACCTCGGCCTAA
- the rsfS gene encoding ribosome silencing factor: MTDSEKPETPAAGDNRSLQLATAAAQVIEDNKGRDICILDMRHLTPIFDYFVIGTGGSRRQLHAMSEEIDDKLEKEMGDRRMGREGYDESRWILLDYGTVVCHLFDEETREYFQLEQLWGDAKKVDMTNILRSPGE, encoded by the coding sequence GTGACTGATTCCGAAAAGCCTGAAACTCCCGCCGCCGGCGACAATCGCAGCCTTCAATTGGCCACGGCCGCCGCGCAAGTGATTGAAGACAACAAGGGACGCGATATCTGCATCCTCGACATGCGGCACCTGACGCCGATCTTCGACTACTTCGTCATTGGCACCGGTGGCAGCCGCCGCCAATTGCACGCCATGAGCGAAGAGATCGACGACAAGCTCGAAAAAGAGATGGGCGACCGCCGCATGGGCCGCGAGGGATACGACGAAAGCCGTTGGATCCTGCTGGACTATGGAACGGTCGTGTGTCACCTCTTCGACGAAGAGACCCGCGAGTACTTCCAACTGGAGCAGTTGTGGGGCGACGCCAAGAAGGTTGATATGACCAACATCCTTCGCAGCCCCGGCGAATAG
- the argS gene encoding arginine--tRNA ligase, whose translation MNILALLRARFQPVLQPMTDDVAPLLDMIRPAGDPKFGDYQANFAMGLAKKVGKSPRDLAAEIVAAVQLDDLCETPEVAGPGFINLKLRDSWIQQQLDSAQADPRLGVDKTETAKTYIVDYSSPNVAKPMHVGHIRSTVIGDAICRTLKFMGHNAISDNHLGDWGTQFGMIIYGYKNFADADAYKAAPVPELSRIYRVVRGLMDYFDAKKELPTLEAKLAERTTECEALKAAGEPADKAEAKKQKKELGRLQSQMDDLTKDIAATQAKIAKTEDSPQASAMAAQHANIAEAVLQETVKLHQGDEQNLALWKEFLPYCEDEIKRVYERLKVTFDYQLGESFYHDRLASVVEEFEKKGLAKESEGATCVFLDGFKAPMIIRKRDGAFLYSTTDLATIQYRMETWKPDAILYVVDFRQGEHFDKLFAATRLWGFNDIELKHVSFGTVMGDDGKPFKTRSGDTVGLEGLLDEAVARAFKVVSDADDAAPEGPSLDDAQRKQISETVGIAALKYGDLSQNRESDYKFSYDKMLALQGNTATYMQYAYARVQSIFRRGEVDIATLRTSGAKIVIEHPAERQLAIAVLRFSEALDDVLADYRPNYLTNYLFDQLAKSYSTFFDQCKVLKADTEEQKNSRLLLCDLTARVLQQGLNLLGIDTVEKM comes from the coding sequence ATGAACATTCTTGCTCTGTTGCGTGCCCGGTTTCAGCCTGTCCTTCAGCCGATGACGGACGATGTTGCTCCGTTGCTGGACATGATCCGCCCGGCTGGCGATCCGAAGTTTGGCGACTACCAGGCCAACTTTGCGATGGGCCTGGCCAAGAAGGTGGGCAAGTCGCCACGTGACCTGGCCGCCGAGATCGTGGCCGCGGTTCAGCTCGACGACTTGTGCGAAACGCCGGAAGTCGCCGGACCAGGCTTCATCAACTTGAAGCTGCGCGACTCGTGGATTCAACAGCAGCTCGATTCCGCCCAGGCCGATCCGCGCCTTGGGGTCGACAAGACCGAGACCGCCAAGACCTACATCGTCGACTACTCTTCGCCGAACGTTGCCAAGCCGATGCATGTCGGGCACATCCGCAGCACGGTGATCGGCGACGCGATCTGCCGAACTTTGAAATTCATGGGGCACAACGCCATCAGTGATAACCATCTCGGCGACTGGGGAACGCAGTTCGGGATGATCATTTATGGTTATAAGAACTTTGCTGACGCCGATGCCTACAAGGCGGCCCCGGTGCCTGAGCTGTCGCGAATCTATCGCGTCGTGCGTGGCTTGATGGACTACTTCGACGCCAAGAAGGAACTGCCGACGCTCGAGGCGAAGTTGGCCGAGCGCACCACGGAATGCGAAGCACTGAAAGCGGCCGGCGAACCTGCCGACAAGGCAGAAGCGAAGAAGCAGAAGAAAGAGCTTGGTCGCCTGCAATCGCAGATGGACGACTTGACCAAAGACATCGCCGCCACGCAGGCCAAGATTGCCAAGACCGAAGACTCACCGCAAGCAAGCGCGATGGCTGCCCAGCATGCCAACATCGCCGAGGCCGTTCTGCAAGAGACGGTCAAGCTGCACCAAGGGGACGAGCAGAACCTGGCGTTGTGGAAAGAGTTTCTGCCTTACTGCGAAGACGAAATCAAACGCGTCTACGAACGGCTGAAGGTCACCTTCGATTACCAGCTGGGCGAAAGCTTCTATCACGATCGCCTGGCATCGGTGGTCGAAGAGTTTGAGAAAAAGGGCTTGGCGAAGGAGTCAGAAGGGGCGACGTGCGTCTTCCTGGATGGCTTCAAGGCTCCGATGATCATCCGCAAGCGAGATGGTGCGTTCCTCTATTCGACGACCGACCTCGCCACGATTCAGTACCGCATGGAAACGTGGAAGCCTGACGCGATTCTGTACGTCGTCGACTTCCGCCAGGGCGAGCACTTCGACAAGTTGTTTGCCGCGACAAGGCTGTGGGGCTTCAACGACATCGAGCTGAAGCATGTCAGCTTCGGTACCGTGATGGGGGACGATGGCAAGCCGTTCAAGACCCGTTCCGGCGATACGGTCGGGCTGGAAGGCTTGCTGGACGAAGCCGTTGCGCGAGCCTTCAAAGTGGTGAGCGACGCCGACGATGCCGCTCCGGAAGGTCCTTCACTCGACGACGCCCAGCGGAAGCAAATTTCGGAAACGGTGGGGATCGCCGCGCTGAAGTATGGCGACCTGTCGCAGAACCGCGAGTCGGACTACAAGTTCAGCTACGACAAGATGCTGGCCCTGCAGGGGAACACGGCGACCTACATGCAGTACGCGTATGCTCGTGTGCAAAGCATCTTCCGTCGCGGTGAAGTCGACATCGCAACGCTACGAACCAGCGGCGCGAAGATCGTCATCGAGCATCCTGCCGAACGTCAATTGGCGATCGCTGTGCTGCGGTTCTCGGAAGCCCTGGACGATGTTCTGGCCGACTATCGCCCGAACTACCTGACGAACTACTTGTTCGATCAGTTGGCCAAGTCGTACAGCACGTTCTTCGATCAGTGCAAAGTGCTGAAGGCAGACACTGAAGAGCAGAAGAACAGCCGGCTCTTGCTTTGCGATTTGACCGCTCGGGTGTTACAACAAGGCCTGAATCTGTTGGGCATCGATACCGTCGAGAAGATGTAG
- a CDS encoding site-specific DNA-methyltransferase gives MPRKGSKKTSLQFALNAVYHGHSRDVLQSFPDEVVDCVVSSPPYFQQRNYDGDDQIGQETSPEEYVQSLVEVFREVRRTLKETGALWLVLGDKYLDGELLGLPWQVALALRSDGWKLRSDVIWHKPNAMPSSVKTRPTTDHEYVFLLVKNNQYFYDADAIREPHVTFSENSKMKGGRNHFHRRGSTPEAGKNGGSSNLHDARWDQAFHPKGRNKRTVWSIPLSKFRDAHFAVFPETLVETCINATCPEDGVVLDPFLGSGTTALVAQRLGRSYLGIDQSQKYVEMAKGRLADASRGQMSLPGVAKQ, from the coding sequence ATGCCAAGGAAGGGTTCCAAGAAGACCTCGCTCCAGTTCGCGTTGAATGCCGTCTATCACGGGCACTCGCGCGACGTGCTGCAAAGCTTCCCCGATGAAGTGGTCGACTGCGTGGTGAGCAGCCCTCCTTACTTCCAGCAGCGAAACTACGACGGCGACGACCAGATCGGTCAAGAGACCTCGCCGGAAGAGTATGTCCAGAGCCTGGTCGAAGTCTTCCGCGAAGTGCGCCGGACGCTTAAAGAAACCGGCGCTTTGTGGCTGGTGCTCGGCGACAAATACCTCGACGGCGAATTACTTGGTCTGCCATGGCAAGTCGCGTTAGCTTTGCGTAGCGATGGCTGGAAGCTGCGCAGCGATGTGATCTGGCACAAACCCAACGCCATGCCCAGCAGCGTGAAGACGCGCCCCACAACCGATCACGAGTATGTCTTTCTACTGGTGAAGAACAACCAGTACTTCTACGACGCCGACGCCATTCGCGAGCCACACGTTACCTTCAGCGAGAACAGCAAGATGAAGGGGGGCCGCAACCACTTTCATCGTCGCGGAAGCACGCCAGAGGCGGGCAAGAATGGAGGCAGCAGCAATCTGCACGATGCTCGCTGGGACCAGGCCTTTCATCCCAAGGGACGCAACAAGCGGACGGTCTGGTCGATTCCGTTGTCGAAGTTCCGCGACGCGCACTTCGCCGTCTTTCCAGAGACCTTGGTTGAAACCTGCATCAATGCGACCTGCCCGGAAGATGGCGTCGTGCTCGATCCGTTTCTGGGAAGTGGTACCACGGCGCTCGTTGCTCAGCGTTTGGGACGAAGCTATCTCGGCATCGATCAATCGCAGAAGTACGTCGAGATGGCGAAGGGGCGTCTTGCGGATGCCAGCCGCGGGCAGATGAGCCTGCCTGGCGTCGCGAAGCAATAG
- a CDS encoding sialidase family protein: MNLTLKSIGIVALVASLLAGTHLVQAADAKAPKLPNVVGPETPAFVMSEYIFPAENRPTPNSHASTIVETPEGLVAAWFGGTHEKNPDVGIWVSRHTPEGWTTPVEVANGVESEELRYPTWNPILFQPKEGPLMLFYKVGPSPTSWWGMLMTSTDNGATWSEPKRLGENEAIGHLLGPVKNKPIQLADGTILCPSSTETKGWRVHFEATKDLGQTWEVIGPINDAKLFNAIQPSILTYQDGRMQILCRTRENVVASGWSQDGGKTWSALSPTELPNPNSGTDAVTLADGRQLLVYNHTVRESDFPAGRNMLNVAISEDGQAWHPLLTLERQPGEYSYPAVIQTADGKVHIVYTYRRETIKHVELDPTKLKIPTAEPMK, from the coding sequence ATGAACCTGACCTTAAAATCAATCGGAATCGTTGCCCTGGTAGCCTCGCTACTGGCCGGCACCCACCTTGTTCAAGCCGCGGATGCCAAGGCACCGAAGCTGCCAAACGTCGTCGGCCCCGAGACGCCAGCGTTTGTCATGTCTGAATACATCTTTCCGGCCGAGAACCGCCCAACCCCCAACAGCCACGCTTCGACCATCGTCGAAACGCCAGAAGGCCTGGTTGCGGCGTGGTTTGGCGGAACGCATGAAAAGAACCCAGACGTCGGCATCTGGGTTTCCCGTCACACGCCCGAAGGCTGGACCACTCCGGTTGAGGTCGCCAATGGCGTCGAATCGGAAGAACTGCGTTACCCAACCTGGAACCCGATCCTCTTTCAACCGAAAGAAGGACCGCTGATGCTGTTCTATAAAGTCGGCCCCAGCCCAACCAGTTGGTGGGGCATGCTGATGACATCGACCGACAACGGCGCGACCTGGAGCGAGCCCAAGCGACTGGGCGAGAACGAAGCGATCGGTCACTTGCTGGGCCCTGTGAAGAACAAGCCGATCCAGTTGGCGGATGGCACGATTTTGTGTCCTTCCAGCACCGAGACCAAGGGCTGGCGAGTCCACTTCGAGGCGACTAAAGACCTAGGTCAAACCTGGGAAGTGATCGGCCCGATCAACGACGCCAAACTGTTCAATGCCATCCAGCCTAGCATCCTGACCTATCAGGATGGCCGGATGCAGATCCTTTGCCGAACACGAGAAAACGTCGTTGCTTCCGGCTGGTCGCAAGATGGTGGCAAGACCTGGAGCGCCCTTAGCCCGACCGAACTGCCGAACCCAAATTCCGGAACCGATGCGGTCACGCTGGCCGATGGTCGCCAACTGCTGGTCTACAACCACACCGTTCGTGAATCGGATTTTCCCGCCGGTCGTAACATGCTGAACGTGGCGATCTCGGAAGATGGTCAGGCCTGGCATCCGCTACTGACCTTGGAACGCCAGCCTGGCGAGTACTCGTACCCGGCCGTCATTCAGACTGCCGACGGCAAGGTGCATATCGTCTACACCTATCGCCGCGAAACGATCAAGCATGTCGAGCTTGATCCGACGAAGCTGAAGATCCCTACGGCCGAACCGATGAAGTAG
- the gap gene encoding type I glyceraldehyde-3-phosphate dehydrogenase — MAVKVAINGFGRIGRLTFRNMIARPEEFEVVAINDLTDNEMLATLLKYDSTHRRFPGTVEFDSEGLTVNGKKIKVLEERNPANLPWGDLGVDVVLESTGVFTGKKTGDKPGYDSHLDAGARKVVLSAPAKDEPDLTCVLGVNDDKLTADMTTVSNASCTTNCLAPVAKVLNDSFGIENGLMTTIHAYTNDQQVLDLPHKDPYRARAAAQNIIPTSTGAAKAVALAIPELKGKLTGIAMRVPVPTGSVVDLTANLSKEATAEEINAAMKAAAEGPMKGILAYTEDPIVSSDIIGDPHSSIFAAPFTAVISGKLVKVVSWYDNEAGYSARAADLVKKLGTM, encoded by the coding sequence GTGGCAGTAAAGGTTGCAATCAACGGTTTTGGACGCATCGGTCGACTCACCTTCCGCAACATGATCGCTCGTCCTGAGGAATTCGAGGTCGTCGCTATCAACGACCTGACCGACAACGAGATGCTGGCGACGCTGCTGAAGTACGACAGCACCCACCGCCGCTTCCCAGGCACGGTCGAATTCGACAGCGAAGGCCTGACCGTCAACGGCAAGAAGATCAAGGTTCTGGAAGAACGTAACCCAGCCAACCTTCCTTGGGGCGATCTGGGCGTTGACGTTGTTCTGGAAAGCACCGGTGTCTTCACCGGCAAGAAGACCGGCGATAAGCCAGGCTACGACTCGCACCTCGACGCTGGTGCCCGCAAGGTTGTCCTGTCCGCTCCTGCCAAGGACGAACCAGATCTGACCTGCGTTCTGGGCGTGAACGACGACAAGCTGACTGCCGACATGACCACCGTGTCGAACGCCAGCTGCACGACCAACTGCCTGGCTCCAGTCGCCAAGGTCCTGAACGATTCGTTCGGTATCGAAAACGGCTTGATGACCACCATCCACGCCTACACCAACGATCAGCAGGTTCTGGATCTGCCACACAAAGATCCTTACCGTGCTCGCGCTGCTGCCCAGAACATCATTCCGACCTCGACCGGTGCTGCCAAGGCAGTGGCTCTGGCCATTCCGGAATTGAAGGGCAAGCTGACCGGTATCGCCATGCGAGTTCCTGTCCCAACCGGTAGCGTCGTCGACCTGACCGCTAACCTGTCGAAGGAAGCCACCGCCGAAGAAATCAACGCTGCCATGAAGGCTGCCGCTGAAGGTCCGATGAAGGGTATCTTGGCTTACACCGAAGACCCAATCGTCTCGTCCGACATCATCGGCGACCCACACAGCTCGATCTTCGCTGCTCCGTTCACCGCGGTCATCAGCGGCAAGCTGGTCAAGGTTGTCTCGTGGTACGACAACGAAGCTGGCTACTCGGCCCGTGCTGCCGACCTGGTCAAGAAGCTGGGCACCATGTAA
- a CDS encoding cation:dicarboxylase symporter family transporter, giving the protein MSDTQDKPHTDNSMRGLILILVGIFLGVTLGLVYGKSMWLASEGPEKQLTRLEKTIEQKEADAARFREQAKTETDPQEVQRLNKEADRLEGQLPKIQARIDATRDTVQEVEKEKAAGNLGVPQGIYIICEFCGDLFLQVLKLLVIPLVVTSMISGITSLGDVRKMGRVGLSTIIYYFSTGAIAVFIGILLVVIIQPGNSADDTFAYRTDSVEAKQGQTTIEVFLDVFRGREGDPGSGMFPSNLFLAATNTNVLALIVFAIVFGGALTTLGEEGMLVIRFFNVCNEAVMKMVHMVMMFAPIGIFGLVSSNIAKNGGAAGFLEQLQAIGWYVGTVVIGLLLHSIVLATLLWALGKRNPFVYTFNLLRALLTSVSTASSAATLPVTMECVEENNGVSNRSASFVLPLGATINMDGTALYEAVAVIFIAQTLGIHLDMADLVIIFLTASLAAVGAAGIPEAGLVTMVIVLQAVGLPLTGIGTILAIDWFLDRLRTTVNVYGDACGAGIIDTMVVQKQQAEAEAAAAPG; this is encoded by the coding sequence ATGAGCGACACCCAAGATAAACCCCATACCGACAACAGCATGCGAGGTCTGATCCTCATCCTGGTGGGCATCTTCTTAGGTGTGACGCTGGGCCTGGTCTATGGGAAGTCGATGTGGCTGGCCTCGGAAGGTCCCGAGAAGCAACTGACTCGTCTCGAGAAAACGATCGAGCAAAAAGAGGCGGACGCTGCCAGGTTCCGCGAGCAAGCGAAGACCGAGACCGATCCGCAAGAAGTTCAGCGGCTCAATAAAGAGGCCGACCGTCTGGAAGGGCAGTTGCCCAAGATCCAGGCCCGCATCGACGCGACCCGCGATACGGTCCAGGAGGTCGAGAAAGAAAAGGCTGCCGGCAACCTCGGCGTGCCGCAAGGCATTTACATCATCTGCGAGTTCTGTGGCGACTTGTTCCTGCAGGTCCTCAAGTTGTTGGTCATTCCGCTGGTGGTCACCAGCATGATCAGTGGGATCACTTCGCTGGGGGACGTTCGCAAGATGGGCCGCGTCGGTTTGTCGACGATCATCTATTACTTTAGCACCGGGGCGATCGCGGTATTCATCGGCATTCTGCTGGTGGTCATCATTCAGCCAGGGAACTCGGCCGACGATACCTTCGCGTATCGAACCGACTCGGTCGAAGCGAAGCAAGGGCAGACGACCATTGAAGTCTTCCTCGATGTCTTCCGTGGTCGTGAAGGAGATCCTGGCAGTGGTATGTTCCCGTCGAACTTGTTTCTGGCGGCGACCAACACCAACGTGCTGGCGTTGATCGTGTTCGCAATCGTCTTTGGTGGTGCTTTGACGACGCTCGGGGAGGAAGGGATGCTAGTCATCCGCTTCTTCAACGTCTGCAACGAGGCGGTCATGAAGATGGTGCACATGGTGATGATGTTTGCGCCGATAGGTATCTTCGGGCTGGTCTCTTCCAACATCGCCAAGAACGGCGGCGCGGCAGGCTTCCTCGAACAGCTGCAAGCGATCGGCTGGTACGTCGGAACGGTGGTGATTGGTTTGCTGTTGCACTCGATCGTGCTGGCTACGCTTCTGTGGGCGTTGGGCAAGCGGAATCCGTTCGTGTACACGTTCAACTTGTTGCGGGCCTTGTTGACCTCGGTCAGTACCGCCAGCAGCGCGGCGACCTTGCCGGTGACGATGGAATGCGTGGAAGAGAACAACGGCGTCTCGAATCGCTCGGCTTCGTTCGTGTTGCCATTGGGGGCAACCATCAACATGGATGGTACCGCGTTGTATGAAGCAGTCGCGGTGATCTTCATCGCCCAGACGCTCGGCATTCATCTCGATATGGCCGACCTGGTGATCATCTTCCTGACGGCGTCGCTGGCGGCGGTTGGTGCGGCCGGTATTCCGGAAGCTGGCCTGGTGACGATGGTCATCGTGCTGCAAGCCGTGGGGCTGCCATTAACCGGTATCGGTACGATCCTGGCGATCGACTGGTTCCTGGATCGCTTGCGAACGACTGTCAACGTCTACGGCGACGCTTGTGGTGCCGGGATCATCGACACGATGGTCGTGCAGAAACAGCAAGCCGAGGCAGAAGCGGCCGCGGCGCCTGGTTAG
- a CDS encoding GspE/PulE family protein, which yields MQLSELHQQLLRHDRTKDTYAEGVVETLLAGAIQLEASDVHLQPTAQGFDVKLRIDGVLQTVGNLPRGEKTDTSARLKIMAGLLTYRTDIPQEGRVSELSHGHEVRVSTFPALHGERVVIRILWQKETLHHLEDLGLDTATTSELASLLQESSGMILIAGPAGSGKSTTAYACLRHIDSLEDGGRSIVTLEDPIETEIPGISQSHIRPSAGFDFATGLRSLMRQDPEVILVGEMRDPVTVETAMQASLTGQLVVSTFHSGSAAEAIRRLIDMNIPTYMIQSALLGVLHQRLVRKLCDCAVACEEPQRYGFRLEGMRQPVGCEKCRGTGYLGRTLLGEWLVPHKHRLAQAELESATTAMIEAWAHEAGMASRWEQAEAMLAAGITSPAEIRRVLGFREMPSSG from the coding sequence ATGCAACTGTCTGAACTTCACCAGCAACTACTCCGCCACGACCGCACCAAAGACACCTACGCCGAAGGTGTGGTCGAGACCTTGCTGGCTGGCGCGATCCAATTGGAAGCCAGCGACGTTCACTTGCAGCCGACCGCGCAAGGCTTCGACGTGAAGCTGCGAATCGATGGGGTGCTGCAAACGGTCGGCAATCTTCCGCGTGGCGAGAAAACCGACACGTCTGCTCGGCTGAAGATCATGGCAGGCCTGCTCACCTATCGCACCGACATCCCGCAGGAAGGCCGCGTCAGCGAGCTTTCCCATGGACACGAAGTTCGCGTGAGCACCTTCCCGGCCCTGCATGGCGAACGGGTCGTCATTCGTATCTTGTGGCAGAAAGAAACGCTGCATCACCTGGAAGATCTCGGGCTCGACACCGCCACCACCAGCGAACTGGCCAGCCTGCTGCAAGAGTCATCCGGCATGATCCTGATCGCCGGACCAGCTGGCAGCGGCAAGTCGACGACTGCTTATGCCTGCTTGCGACATATCGACTCGCTGGAAGATGGCGGACGCAGCATCGTCACCCTGGAAGATCCGATCGAAACCGAAATCCCAGGCATCTCGCAAAGTCACATCCGTCCTTCGGCCGGGTTCGATTTCGCCACGGGACTTCGCAGCCTGATGCGACAAGATCCGGAAGTGATCCTGGTCGGCGAGATGCGTGATCCGGTCACCGTCGAAACGGCCATGCAGGCCAGCTTAACCGGGCAGTTAGTCGTCAGCACGTTTCACAGCGGCAGCGCTGCCGAAGCGATCCGACGACTGATCGACATGAACATTCCCACCTACATGATCCAGTCGGCCTTACTCGGCGTGCTGCATCAACGGCTGGTTCGCAAGCTGTGCGACTGTGCGGTTGCTTGCGAAGAGCCGCAGCGATACGGCTTCCGCCTGGAAGGGATGCGTCAGCCGGTCGGCTGCGAGAAATGCCGAGGCACCGGCTACCTGGGACGAACGCTTCTCGGGGAATGGCTCGTCCCGCACAAGCATCGATTGGCCCAAGCCGAACTCGAGTCGGCGACAACGGCCATGATTGAAGCCTGGGCTCATGAAGCAGGCATGGCTTCGCGGTGGGAGCAAGCCGAAGCCATGCTTGCGGCCGGCATCACCAGCCCGGCGGAGATTCGCCGGGTGCTTGGTTTTCGCGAAATGCCTTCGTCCGGCTAA
- a CDS encoding undecaprenyl-diphosphate phosphatase, producing MDLPVWQIIVLAIVQGVAEFLPISSSGHLVVLATLLDADADHFDLVGLNIVLHAGTLGSILVVYRQQLYEALTKDRRLLLLLVVATIPAVIAALVLKATDTDSLLESPLVAGICFLVTGTILLLSQRLPQTERTYEQTSWSQAWWIGCAQALAILPGISRSGSTICSGQALGLSREGAATFSFLMAVPAILGAITLKVAKSIGDWDHASKTPAWLLLLGAAISFVVGWFSLVLLIKVVQRGRLHWFAWWCFAVGLFVIAWQATID from the coding sequence GTGGATTTACCTGTCTGGCAGATCATCGTGCTGGCGATCGTCCAAGGCGTCGCCGAGTTCCTGCCGATCAGTTCGTCAGGGCACCTGGTGGTGTTGGCCACGCTGCTCGATGCCGACGCCGACCACTTCGACCTGGTGGGGCTGAACATCGTGCTGCATGCCGGCACGTTAGGATCGATCCTGGTGGTCTATCGTCAGCAGCTTTACGAAGCCCTGACCAAAGACCGGCGGCTTTTGTTGTTGCTGGTGGTCGCGACCATTCCGGCCGTGATCGCGGCGTTGGTTTTGAAGGCAACCGATACCGACTCGCTGCTCGAGTCGCCGCTGGTCGCCGGAATTTGTTTTCTGGTGACCGGAACGATTCTGCTTCTGTCGCAGCGACTTCCGCAGACAGAACGAACCTACGAACAAACCTCGTGGTCGCAAGCCTGGTGGATCGGCTGTGCCCAAGCGTTGGCAATCTTGCCCGGCATTTCGCGCAGCGGTTCGACCATTTGCAGCGGCCAGGCCCTGGGGCTTTCCCGCGAAGGGGCCGCGACGTTCTCGTTCCTGATGGCGGTCCCGGCCATTCTGGGTGCCATCACGTTGAAAGTCGCCAAGAGCATCGGCGACTGGGACCACGCCTCGAAAACACCGGCTTGGCTACTGCTGCTGGGTGCGGCCATTTCGTTTGTGGTGGGATGGTTCTCGCTGGTGCTGCTGATCAAGGTGGTCCAGCGTGGTCGCCTGCACTGGTTCGCGTGGTGGTGTTTTGCGGTTGGGTTGTTTGTCATCGCCTGGCAAGCGACGATAGACTGA